A section of the Styela clava chromosome 9, kaStyClav1.hap1.2, whole genome shotgun sequence genome encodes:
- the LOC120339048 gene encoding small G protein signaling modulator 3 homolog translates to MKEGDVKPISGGPFSALISTMWPQNIMKQIADEEESGEQPEYWYDEFGFIVDGEDGAEPNSSKPRGVPLMEDPQHKLQWQAHLEFSMNSDVEDLSWDKIGHTIPRSDKLTKLVQGGIPHSMRSEIWARLSGALHKKMTSKVTYKEIIEASMEDVNLSSKAIEKDLLRTIPNNACFSNMDSLGVPCLRRILKGLAWLYPDNGYCQGTGMIVAHLLLFMEEEDVFWTMSAIVEDLVPASYFNTNLIGVHADQRALRQLLVQFIPSLDKLLLEHDIEISLITMHWFMTILAGVIHTKILLRIWDMFFLDGSIVLFKIVIGMLKLKEDAFTGIDNSADIFNMLSDIPSLIDDADQLLECAEDAAGSLTKIVLDTHRKKHLAFLMSEHGTQKTAQVDIPRKQALRRRTYLGRLIFGSAVDGKFEYQKAKNIKQTELVADLRQSILSIMKHFQSCQENQEVTFDPDYSVKSHQHDRDTYMNVSLQRRQRAKALLNFERHDDDELGFRKNDIITVINMKDEHCWVGELNGLKGWFPAKFVQLLDERSKVYTNAGDDTVNGTITDLVRGGLCPAMSAIFEHGLRHPVMLGNACHPWLFIEEAANYEVEKDFDSVFSRLVLCKTFRLDEDGKVLTPEELLYRCVQAVNHTHNDAHVQMDVKFRSLICLGLNEQVLHLWLEILCSCTPVVSKWYHPWSFIMSPGWVQLKCELRVLAQFTLYLSQDWELPKKKESKETLKTGVRDMLVKHHLFSWDL, encoded by the coding sequence atgaAAGAAGGGGATGTGAAGCCTATATCAGGCGGTCCGTTTTCTGCTTTAATTTCAACCATGTGGCCCCaaaatattatgaaacaaaTTGCAGATGAAGAAGAATCAGGTGAACAACCTGAATACTGGTATGATGAATTTGGATTCATTGTAGATGGAGAAGACGGTGCGGAACCAAACAGCAGTAAACCGAGGGGAGTTCCGCTTATGGAAGACCCACAGCATAAATTACAATGGCAAGCTCATCTTGAGTTTAGCATGAATTCTGACGTGGAAGACTTGTCATGGGATAAAATTGGACACACAATTCCTCGATCTGATAAGCTTACAAAACTTGTTCAGGGAGGTATACCACATAGTATGAGATCTGAAATATGGGCTCGTCTTTCTGGAGCTTTGCATAAAAAGATGACAagcaaagttacatacaaagaAATAATCGAAGCAAGCATGGAAGATGTTAATCTATCTTCAAAAGCAATTGAAAAAGATCTTTTACGAACCATACCTAACAATGCATGTTTTTCCAACATGGACAGTTTAGGCGTTCCTTGTCTTCGCCGTATTTTGAAGGGTTTGGCATGGTTGTATCCAGATAATGGTTACTGTCAGGGCACAGGCATGATAGTTGCTCACCTTCTGCTGTTCATGGAGGAGGAAGATGTTTTTTGGACAATGTCAGCTATTGTTGAAGACCTTGTTCCTGCGTCATACTTCAACACAAACTTGATTGGTGTACATGCTGACCAGCGTGCGCTCCGTCAACTTTTGGTCCAATTCATTCCGTCTCTGGATAAGCTTTTATTAGAACATGACATTGAAATATCTCTCATTACGATGCATTGGTTTATGACCATATTAGCAGGCGTAATTCACACAAAAATTCTGTTGCGTATATGGGATATGTTTTTTCTTGATGGTTCAATAGTTCTTTTCAAGATTGTAATCGGCATGCTCAAGCTAAAAGAAGATGCATTCACAGGAATTGATAACTCTGCTGATATTTTCAACATGCTTTCTGACATACCATCATTGATCGACGATGCTGACCAACTTCTCGAATGCGCAGAAGATGCTGCTGGATCACTGACAAAAATTGTACTAGATACACATAGGAAAAAGCATCTGGCCTTTTTAATGTCTGAACATGGGACACAAAAGACTGCACAAGTTGATATTCCAAGGAAACAGGCTCTTAGGAGAAGAACCTACTTGGGTCGCCTAATATTTGGATCAGCGGTTGATGGTAAATTTGAGTACCAGAaagctaaaaatataaaacagacTGAACTTGTTGCTGATTTACGTCAGTCAATCTTGTCTATTATGAAACATTTCCAAAGTTGCCAAGAGAACCAAGAAGTCACTTTTGACCCAGATTATTCTGTTAAAAGTCATCAACATGATAGAGACACTTACATGAATGTTTCTCTTCAACGAAGACAGCGTGCTAAAGCATTGCTCAACTTTGAACGTCATGATGATGATGAGCTAGGTTTTCGTAAGAATGACATAATTACTGTTATCAATATGAAAGATGAACATTGTTGGGTCGGTGAATTAAACGGTCTAAAAGGTTGGTTCCCAGCTAAATTTGTCCAGTTGTTGGATGAAAGAAGCAAAGTTTACACAAATGCTGGCGATGACACTGTTAATGGAACTATTACAGATTTAGTCAGAGGAGGACTGTGTCCAGCAATGTCTGCGATATTCGAACATGGATTACGACATCCGGTAATGCTGGGAAATGCTTGCCATCCATGGCTTTTCATAGAGGAAGCTGCAAattatgaagttgaaaaggacttTGATTCTGTTTTTTCCAGGCTTGTACTGTGCAAGACATTCAGATTGGATGAAGATGGTAAGGTTCTCACACCTGAGGAATTACTTTATAGATGTGTACAAGCTGTGAATCATACACATAATGATGCTCATGTGCAAATGGATGTCAAATTTAGATCTTTGATTTGTTTGGGTTTAAATGAGCAAGTGCTCCATCTTTGGCTTGAGATACTGTGCTCGTGTACCCCTGTTGTATCCAAGTGGTATCACCCCTGGTCATTCATCATGTCACCAGGTTGGGTACAGCTGAAATGTGAGTTGAGAGTTCTGGCTCAGTTTACCTTATACTTGTCACAAGATTGGGAATTGCCAAAAAAAAAGGAATCAAAAGAGACACTAAAGACTGGAGTTCGTGATATGTTAGTGAAACACCATCTGTTTAGTTGGGATTTGTGA
- the LOC120339014 gene encoding uncharacterized protein LOC120339014 isoform X2 — protein sequence MISCKNLVSIKMDKIEQFVNKEIKDNPVVVFSKSWCGYCGMAKTAFKDIGVKPKVIELDKIDDGAKIQQYLAKKTGGNTVPRVFVHGKFIGGGSETRSMAKSGKLLELVNKGA from the exons ATGATATCATGCAAAAACTTGGTGAG CATCAAAATGGATAAAATCGAACAATTTGTCAACAAGGAGATAAAGGATAATCCAGTTGTTGTGTTTTCCAAATCATGGTGTGGATATTGCGGTATGGCAAAGACTGCATTTAAAG ACATTGGCGTAAAACCAAAGGTGATAGAATTGGACAAAATAGATGATGGTGCAAAGATACAGcaatatttggcaaaaaaaactGGAGGCAACACTGTGCCAAGAGTATTCGTTCATGGAAAATTCATTGGAGGTGGTTCAGAGACTCGTTCAATGGCAAAGTCTGGAAAATTATTAGAACTTGTAAATAAGGGAGCATAA
- the LOC120339014 gene encoding glutaredoxin-2, mitochondrial-like isoform X3, with product MDKIEQFVNKEIKDNPVVVFSKSWCGYCGMAKTAFKDIGVKPKVIELDKIDDGAKIQQYLAKKTGGNTVPRVFVHGKFIGGGSETRSMAKSGKLLELVNKGA from the exons ATGGATAAAATCGAACAATTTGTCAACAAGGAGATAAAGGATAATCCAGTTGTTGTGTTTTCCAAATCATGGTGTGGATATTGCGGTATGGCAAAGACTGCATTTAAAG ACATTGGCGTAAAACCAAAGGTGATAGAATTGGACAAAATAGATGATGGTGCAAAGATACAGcaatatttggcaaaaaaaactGGAGGCAACACTGTGCCAAGAGTATTCGTTCATGGAAAATTCATTGGAGGTGGTTCAGAGACTCGTTCAATGGCAAAGTCTGGAAAATTATTAGAACTTGTAAATAAGGGAGCATAA
- the LOC120339014 gene encoding uncharacterized protein LOC120339014 isoform X1, which produces MDTVLMDSGLGFSIKMDKIEQFVNKEIKDNPVVVFSKSWCGYCGMAKTAFKDIGVKPKVIELDKIDDGAKIQQYLAKKTGGNTVPRVFVHGKFIGGGSETRSMAKSGKLLELVNKGA; this is translated from the exons atggatacagttttgatggattcggggttaggtttcag CATCAAAATGGATAAAATCGAACAATTTGTCAACAAGGAGATAAAGGATAATCCAGTTGTTGTGTTTTCCAAATCATGGTGTGGATATTGCGGTATGGCAAAGACTGCATTTAAAG ACATTGGCGTAAAACCAAAGGTGATAGAATTGGACAAAATAGATGATGGTGCAAAGATACAGcaatatttggcaaaaaaaactGGAGGCAACACTGTGCCAAGAGTATTCGTTCATGGAAAATTCATTGGAGGTGGTTCAGAGACTCGTTCAATGGCAAAGTCTGGAAAATTATTAGAACTTGTAAATAAGGGAGCATAA